The following proteins are encoded in a genomic region of Enterocloster clostridioformis:
- a CDS encoding HD domain-containing protein: MIGEAAAFADKAHKGAFRKGTKIPYITHPMETAVIVSAFTDDEEIIAAALLHDVMEDAGVTREELEDAFGSRVADLVVDESEDKSRSWQERKTRTVRHLCTASWEIKILALGDKLSNMRCTARDYLVVGDAIWQRFNEKDKRKHARYYWGIAHALKELEDHLYFKEYVMLCRTVFGEDIISSNKDMMQGECE; the protein is encoded by the coding sequence ATGATTGGAGAAGCGGCTGCGTTTGCAGATAAAGCCCACAAGGGAGCTTTCAGAAAGGGCACGAAGATTCCGTACATCACGCATCCCATGGAGACGGCAGTGATTGTGTCCGCCTTTACGGATGATGAGGAAATCATTGCGGCAGCCCTGCTCCATGATGTTATGGAGGATGCAGGAGTTACCAGGGAAGAACTGGAGGATGCGTTTGGTTCCAGGGTAGCGGACCTGGTGGTGGATGAGAGCGAAGATAAAAGCCGCAGCTGGCAGGAGCGAAAGACCCGTACGGTCAGGCATCTCTGCACGGCGTCCTGGGAGATTAAGATACTGGCCCTGGGGGACAAGCTCAGCAACATGCGCTGTACGGCCAGAGATTATCTGGTGGTGGGCGACGCCATATGGCAGCGGTTTAACGAGAAGGATAAACGGAAGCATGCCCGGTATTATTGGGGGATAGCCCATGCTCTGAAGGAGTTGGAGGACCACCTGTATTTCAAGGAATATGTGATGTTATGCAGGACTGTGTTCGGAGAGGATATCATTTCCTCAAATAAAGACATGATGCAAGGAGAATGTGAATGA
- a CDS encoding TRAP transporter substrate-binding protein has translation MRKNVIYLMACAAVMILAASCAGSGKDGTAQKTVPEFVLTYAENQAEDYPTTQGAYKFAELVYEKTGGRVEIQVNAGGVLGDEKTVIEQLQFGGVDFARVSLSPLAEFVPKLNVLQMPYLYTGREHMWKVLEGPIGTDFMNSFGGSSLVPLSWYDAGARNFYSTDRPIESLDDMKGLKIRVQESELMMDTIQALGATPVPMAFGDVYSGLQTGEIDGAENNWPSYESTRHYEVAKYFTLDEHTRVPELQLAAQSTWDKLPEEYGNIIRDCARESALYERELWAERERTSEDRVRRAGCVVTELDAREKERFREAAAPMYEKYCSEYVDIIDDIMDAGRQ, from the coding sequence TTGAGAAAAAATGTGATTTACCTGATGGCCTGCGCCGCTGTCATGATTCTGGCCGCATCCTGCGCAGGCAGCGGTAAGGACGGTACGGCACAGAAGACAGTTCCGGAGTTCGTCCTGACATATGCTGAGAATCAGGCGGAGGATTATCCCACCACCCAGGGAGCTTATAAATTTGCAGAGCTGGTATATGAAAAGACCGGGGGCAGGGTGGAGATACAGGTCAATGCCGGCGGTGTTCTCGGAGACGAGAAAACGGTGATTGAACAGCTGCAGTTTGGCGGCGTGGATTTTGCCAGGGTATCCCTGTCGCCCCTTGCCGAGTTCGTGCCAAAGCTGAATGTGCTTCAGATGCCCTACCTGTATACGGGACGGGAGCACATGTGGAAAGTGCTGGAGGGGCCGATTGGTACGGATTTCATGAATTCCTTCGGCGGTTCCAGCCTGGTGCCGCTGTCCTGGTATGATGCGGGCGCCCGTAATTTCTACAGTACGGACAGGCCCATTGAGTCTCTGGACGACATGAAGGGACTTAAAATCAGGGTTCAGGAATCTGAACTGATGATGGATACGATTCAGGCTCTGGGGGCAACGCCGGTACCCATGGCTTTTGGGGATGTATATTCAGGCCTGCAGACAGGGGAGATAGACGGGGCCGAGAACAACTGGCCTTCTTATGAGTCCACCAGGCATTATGAGGTGGCCAAATATTTCACTTTGGACGAACACACCAGGGTTCCGGAGCTTCAGCTGGCAGCCCAGTCCACCTGGGATAAGCTGCCGGAGGAATACGGGAACATTATACGGGACTGTGCCCGGGAATCGGCTCTGTATGAGCGTGAACTGTGGGCTGAGCGCGAGAGAACCTCAGAAGACAGGGTCAGGAGAGCAGGCTGTGTGGTGACGGAGCTGGATGCCAGGGAAAAAGAACGGTTCCGGGAAGCCGCGGCCCCTATGTACGAAAAATACTGTTCTGAATATGTGGATATCATTGACGACATTATGGATGCGGGAAGACAGTGA
- a CDS encoding YcxB family protein, whose amino-acid sequence MRYTYTYRTTARDLWQLSMYYIYGSLAGLCNIIFTVAAFALGFSRWDQAQGLMRCLIVLGCCLFTVIQPLMIYVKAKKQTAGITQDTQVTIDDNGLHIRVGNDTSDLPWNSVKRISRKPAMIIVFSDTTHGFVFTNRVLGNEKEEFYRYAASKVEGRTVHN is encoded by the coding sequence ATGAGATACACATACACATACAGGACAACGGCGCGGGATTTATGGCAGCTTTCCATGTATTATATATACGGTTCTCTGGCAGGACTTTGCAATATCATATTTACAGTGGCGGCCTTTGCACTGGGATTTTCCAGGTGGGACCAGGCCCAGGGACTCATGAGGTGCCTCATCGTTCTGGGTTGCTGCCTTTTTACAGTCATTCAGCCGCTGATGATTTATGTCAAGGCAAAAAAACAGACGGCGGGGATTACCCAGGACACCCAGGTTACCATTGACGACAATGGGCTTCACATTCGGGTGGGAAATGATACATCAGATTTGCCGTGGAATTCTGTGAAACGGATATCCAGGAAACCTGCCATGATTATCGTATTCAGCGATACCACCCATGGATTTGTATTTACAAACCGTGTGCTTGGAAATGAGAAAGAAGAATTTTACCGTTATGCCGCCTCAAAGGTGGAAGGCAGGACTGTGCATAATTAA